One part of the Deltaproteobacteria bacterium genome encodes these proteins:
- a CDS encoding sigma 54-interacting transcriptional regulator — translation MEQARTVGELRRAGYQSLPVREEMRRNLLAKLAAGEPILAGIIGYDDSVVPEIENAILAGHHMVFLGERGQGKSRIMRGLLALLDAEIPAVAGCEINDDPFAPLCGPCRQRVAAEGEALPIVWLPRDRRYSEKLATPDVSMADLIGEIDPIKVAEGRYLADEETIHYGLVPRTHRGIFAINELPDLTEKVQVGLFNVMEEKDVQIKGYKIRLPLDVVIIASANPEDYTSRGRIITPLKDRFDAQIRTHYPTRIEDEIAIMDQEVPARPRAGREVRVPGFIKELLAQITLEARDSNEINQASGVSVRVTINNYESVIANAEKRAVRCGEREIVPRLTDLHAVLSSTAGKIELEYAGEEKKASDLIDRLTNRAVLKVFDRAMSVEGLKRVVEYFEGGGGVEVSDRMPAADYLEGIRGIPGLREAITALGPFESPALMAAASELVLEGLHVHRKLNKERAGGRAVYKS, via the coding sequence ATGGAGCAGGCGCGTACGGTCGGCGAGCTGAGACGAGCGGGATACCAATCCCTCCCCGTGCGCGAAGAGATGCGCCGCAACCTGCTCGCGAAGCTCGCCGCCGGCGAGCCCATCCTCGCGGGCATCATCGGCTACGACGACTCCGTCGTCCCGGAGATCGAGAACGCGATTCTCGCCGGCCACCACATGGTGTTTCTCGGCGAACGCGGGCAGGGCAAGTCGCGGATCATGCGCGGGTTACTGGCGCTCCTCGACGCCGAGATCCCGGCCGTCGCCGGCTGCGAGATCAACGACGACCCGTTCGCGCCGCTCTGCGGCCCATGCCGGCAACGGGTCGCCGCCGAGGGCGAGGCGCTGCCCATCGTGTGGCTGCCGCGCGATCGGCGCTACAGCGAAAAGCTCGCGACCCCCGACGTCTCCATGGCGGACCTGATCGGGGAAATCGACCCGATCAAGGTCGCGGAAGGACGTTACCTGGCCGACGAGGAAACCATCCACTACGGACTCGTGCCGCGGACCCATCGCGGTATCTTCGCCATCAACGAGCTCCCCGACCTCACCGAGAAGGTGCAGGTCGGCCTCTTCAACGTGATGGAGGAGAAAGACGTCCAGATCAAAGGTTACAAGATCCGCCTGCCGCTCGACGTGGTGATCATCGCGAGCGCGAACCCCGAGGACTACACGAGCCGCGGCCGGATCATCACGCCGTTGAAGGACCGCTTCGACGCCCAGATCCGCACCCACTACCCGACGCGGATCGAGGACGAGATCGCCATCATGGACCAAGAGGTTCCGGCGCGGCCGCGAGCAGGCCGCGAAGTGCGGGTGCCGGGGTTCATCAAGGAGCTCCTCGCGCAGATCACGCTGGAGGCGCGCGACTCGAACGAGATCAACCAGGCGTCGGGCGTGAGCGTCCGCGTCACCATCAACAACTACGAGAGCGTCATCGCGAACGCCGAGAAGCGCGCCGTCCGGTGCGGCGAACGCGAGATCGTGCCGCGGCTCACCGACCTGCACGCCGTGCTCTCCTCGACCGCCGGCAAGATCGAGCTCGAGTACGCGGGCGAGGAGAAGAAGGCGAGCGACCTGATCGACCGGCTCACCAACCGCGCGGTGCTCAAGGTATTCGATCGGGCCATGTCGGTCGAAGGGCTGAAGCGGGTCGTCGAGTACTTCGAGGGCGGGGGAGGGGTCGAGGTGTCCGACCGCATGCCCGCCGCCGACTATCTCGAAGGCATCCGCGGCATCCCGGGTCTCCGCGAGGCGATCACCGCGCTCGGGCCCTTCGAAAGCCCGGCGCTCATGGCGGCGGCGAGCGAACTCGTTCTCGAAGGGCTCCATGTGCACCGCAAGCTCAACAAGGAGCGGGCCGGCGGGCGAGCGGTCTACAAAAGCTGA